One genomic window of Gallaecimonas sp. GXIMD4217 includes the following:
- the gshA gene encoding glutamate--cysteine ligase, with protein sequence MLHELQRRLDELAALDALPLLAQPRRGIEREALRVNADGQMAMTPHPRKLGSALTHDYITTDFAENLLEFITPVTHSVEELLGSLGDIHGFAARQLGEERLWPLSMPCFVSDEDSIPLADYGSSNIGRMKHTYRQGLKHRYGAMMQLISGVHYNFSLPEAFWDHWPHGDASEGYMGLLRNFRRQVWMLPYLFGASPALCGSFLGGDEHHLPFKHQGRGTLVLPHATSLRMSDLGYTNKAQASLRISHDHLADYIRDLRHAIQTPSKEYQAIGLKVNGQYRQLSTNLLQIENELYAPIRPKRVTASGEKPTDALERAGIQYVEVRALDVDPFSPLGIDADTVRFLDLFLLGCLLLPSPPMSERDWQESHDNFTKAVLEGRRPGLMLSRSGQAISLRHWFAEMLPVWETLARVMDGEQGHAFADSLKVQQAKMADPDLTPSARLLRDLGDGDNGALGLVLAGRYQQQLRDGYHSRYLDDAALARAAIESLTAQQRLEAADELSFDDFLDRYFDRVGEQA encoded by the coding sequence TTGCTGCACGAACTGCAACGTCGCCTGGATGAACTGGCGGCCCTGGATGCACTCCCCCTGTTGGCCCAGCCCAGACGTGGCATCGAGCGCGAGGCGCTGCGGGTCAATGCCGACGGCCAGATGGCCATGACGCCCCACCCCAGAAAGCTGGGCTCGGCCCTCACCCATGACTACATCACCACGGATTTCGCGGAAAACCTGCTGGAATTCATCACCCCGGTGACCCACAGCGTCGAAGAGCTGCTGGGCTCCCTGGGCGACATCCACGGCTTTGCCGCCCGCCAGCTGGGCGAGGAGCGGCTCTGGCCGCTGTCCATGCCCTGCTTTGTGAGCGACGAGGACAGCATCCCCCTGGCCGACTACGGCAGCTCCAATATCGGCCGCATGAAGCACACCTACCGCCAGGGCCTCAAGCACCGCTATGGCGCCATGATGCAGCTCATTTCCGGCGTCCACTACAACTTCTCCCTGCCCGAGGCCTTCTGGGACCATTGGCCCCATGGCGATGCCTCCGAGGGCTACATGGGCCTGCTGCGCAACTTCCGCCGCCAGGTGTGGATGCTGCCTTACCTGTTCGGCGCCTCGCCGGCCCTGTGCGGCTCCTTCCTGGGCGGGGACGAGCACCACCTGCCCTTCAAGCACCAGGGCCGGGGCACCCTGGTGCTGCCCCATGCCACCTCCCTGCGGATGTCGGATCTCGGCTATACCAACAAGGCCCAGGCGTCGCTGCGGATCAGCCACGACCACCTGGCGGACTATATCCGTGACCTGCGTCACGCCATCCAGACGCCGTCGAAGGAATACCAGGCCATCGGCCTCAAGGTGAATGGCCAGTACCGCCAGCTCAGCACCAACCTGCTGCAGATCGAAAACGAACTCTATGCGCCGATCCGCCCCAAGCGGGTCACCGCCAGCGGCGAAAAGCCCACCGACGCCCTGGAGCGGGCCGGTATCCAGTACGTGGAGGTACGGGCCCTGGATGTGGATCCCTTCTCGCCGCTGGGTATCGATGCCGACACCGTGCGTTTCCTGGATCTGTTCCTGCTCGGCTGCCTGCTGCTGCCGTCGCCGCCCATGAGCGAGCGGGACTGGCAGGAGAGCCACGACAACTTCACCAAGGCGGTATTGGAAGGGCGCAGGCCCGGCCTGATGCTGAGCCGTAGCGGCCAGGCCATCTCCCTGCGGCACTGGTTCGCCGAGATGCTGCCGGTCTGGGAGACCCTGGCCAGGGTCATGGACGGTGAACAGGGCCACGCCTTTGCCGACAGCCTCAAGGTGCAGCAGGCCAAGATGGCCGATCCGGATCTGACCCCCTCGGCCCGCCTGCTCCGGGACCTGGGCGACGGCGACAACGGCGCCCTGGGACTGGTCCTGGCCGGTCGCTACCAGCAGCAGCTCAGGGACGGCTACCACAGCCGCTACCTGGACGATGCCGCCCTGGCCAGGGCGGCCATCGAGTCCCTGACCGCCCAGCAGCGCCTGGAAGCGGCCGACGAGCTGAGCTTCGACGATTTCCTGGATCGCTATTTCGACCGGGTGGGGGAGCAAGCATGA
- a CDS encoding SDR family NAD(P)-dependent oxidoreductase — MKRALITGASQGIGLASAELLLAEGYEVVGLDRLPGGLEHRHYRHHRLDLTELDAVAAVVKAIPQIDLLLNNAGIHRSASLADTSEALFDEVIGINLKAPFFLSQYCLPALKAARGSIVFIGSDQSLVGKRGSAAYGLSKGAIGQLTKSLALDLAADGVRVNCICAGTIDTPLYQHAIARYCQQSGREPAEVHAEEAALQPLNRLGSARDVAELVAFLASPRAAFMTGSLVSLDGGYTAQ, encoded by the coding sequence ATGAAAAGGGCCCTGATCACCGGCGCCAGCCAGGGCATCGGCCTGGCCAGCGCCGAACTGCTGTTGGCCGAGGGCTATGAGGTGGTGGGCCTGGATCGGCTGCCTGGCGGCCTGGAGCATCGCCACTACCGTCACCACCGGCTGGATCTCACCGAACTGGACGCGGTGGCGGCCGTGGTCAAGGCCATCCCCCAAATCGACCTGCTGCTCAACAACGCCGGCATCCACCGCAGCGCCAGCCTGGCCGACACCTCGGAGGCGTTGTTCGACGAGGTGATTGGCATCAACCTCAAGGCGCCCTTCTTCCTGAGCCAGTACTGCCTGCCGGCCCTGAAGGCGGCCAGGGGCAGCATCGTCTTCATCGGCTCCGATCAGAGCCTGGTGGGCAAGCGCGGCAGCGCCGCCTATGGCCTCAGCAAGGGTGCCATTGGCCAGCTCACCAAGTCCCTGGCCCTGGATCTGGCCGCGGACGGGGTGCGGGTCAACTGCATCTGCGCCGGCACCATAGACACCCCCCTCTACCAGCACGCCATTGCCCGCTACTGCCAGCAAAGCGGCCGCGAGCCGGCCGAGGTCCACGCCGAGGAAGCGGCGCTGCAGCCCCTGAACCGCCTTGGCAGCGCCCGTGACGTGGCCGAGCTGGTGGCCTTTCTGGCCAGCCCCAGGGCCGCCTTCATGACCGGCAGCCTGGTCAGCCTGGACGGCGGCTATACGGCCCAGTAG
- a CDS encoding HlyC/CorC family transporter, translating into MDDISTSTLFVVLITLLFVSAFFSSSETGMMSLNRYRLRHLVKEGHRGARNASRLLERPDRLIGLILIGNNLVNIAASAIATIIGLRLFGEWGVAVATFSLTLVVLLFAEVTPKTLAALYPERIAFPAGYILKGLLRLFYPLVWAVNMISNGLLALLRIKPEDGVGDALSSEELRTVVAEAGAMIPHRHKDMLVSILDLENVTVEDVMTPRAEIKGIDINDDWPKIVKQLTHSQHTRLLLYRDNIDDAVGFVHMRDALRLLSKNQFTKATLLRAVRDIYFIPEGTPLNTQLLKFQRNKERIGLVVDEYGDIQGLVTLEDILEEIVGDFTTDMTPAPHEEIWPQQDGSFLVEGSISVRELNKEMDWHFPTDGPKTLNGLILEHLEEIPEANISIRLAGYPVEIVEVKDNMVKTARVLPQLYKAS; encoded by the coding sequence TTGGACGACATATCCACGAGTACCTTATTCGTCGTACTCATCACCCTGCTGTTTGTCTCCGCATTTTTCTCCAGTTCCGAAACCGGCATGATGTCGCTGAACCGCTACCGGCTGCGCCATCTGGTCAAGGAAGGTCACAGGGGCGCCAGGAACGCCTCCCGCCTGCTGGAACGTCCTGATCGCCTTATCGGCCTGATCCTTATCGGCAACAACCTGGTCAATATCGCCGCCTCGGCCATCGCCACCATCATCGGCCTGCGCCTCTTTGGCGAGTGGGGCGTGGCGGTGGCCACCTTCAGCCTGACCCTGGTGGTGCTGCTGTTCGCCGAGGTCACCCCCAAGACCCTGGCCGCCCTTTACCCGGAGCGCATCGCCTTCCCGGCCGGCTATATCCTCAAGGGCCTGCTGCGCCTCTTTTATCCGCTGGTGTGGGCCGTCAACATGATTTCCAACGGCCTGCTGGCGCTGCTGCGCATCAAGCCGGAAGACGGCGTCGGCGACGCCCTGAGTTCGGAGGAGCTGCGTACCGTGGTGGCCGAGGCCGGCGCCATGATCCCCCATCGCCACAAGGACATGCTGGTCTCCATCCTGGATCTGGAGAACGTCACAGTGGAAGACGTGATGACCCCCAGGGCCGAGATCAAGGGCATCGACATCAACGACGACTGGCCCAAGATCGTCAAGCAGCTGACCCATTCCCAGCACACCCGCCTGCTGCTGTACCGGGACAACATCGACGACGCCGTCGGCTTCGTGCACATGCGCGACGCCCTCAGGCTGCTGTCCAAGAACCAGTTCACCAAGGCCACCCTGCTGAGGGCGGTACGGGACATCTATTTCATTCCCGAGGGCACGCCGCTCAATACCCAGCTGCTCAAGTTCCAGCGCAACAAGGAGCGCATCGGCCTGGTGGTGGACGAGTACGGCGACATCCAGGGCCTGGTGACCCTGGAGGACATCCTCGAGGAGATCGTCGGCGACTTCACCACCGACATGACGCCGGCCCCCCACGAGGAGATCTGGCCCCAGCAGGACGGCTCCTTCCTGGTGGAAGGCTCCATCTCGGTGCGCGAACTCAACAAGGAAATGGACTGGCATTTCCCCACCGACGGTCCCAAGACCCTCAACGGCCTGATCCTCGAGCACCTGGAGGAGATCCCCGAGGCCAACATCTCCATCCGCTTGGCCGGCTACCCGGTGGAGATCGTCGAGGTGAAGGACAACATGGTCAAGACGGCCCGGGTGCTGCCCCAGCTGTACAAGGCTTCATGA